From the Hordeum vulgare subsp. vulgare chromosome 1H, MorexV3_pseudomolecules_assembly, whole genome shotgun sequence genome, the window AGCAGATCTTTATCTTTTATACTCAGATTCATATAAAATATCGTTAATCTAGTATAGTAGATTATTCTGTCTAATTAGATCAACTATCCCATTCATAAGTGTTCAAAAAAAACTATTTCttccacaaaaataaaataaaacaatcaTCGCAAAAAGAATATGTTAAACAGCAATCCCCAAACATTCATTTTCGAGTGCTTGCTTGCAGGTGACGGAGTTCACATGCGGCGGGTTCACGGTGGGCCTGATCTCGGTGCACACGATAGCCGACGGTCTGGGCGCCGGGCAGTTCATCAACGCGGTGGCGGACTACGCGCGCGGCCTTCCCAAGCCCCGCGTGCCCCCGGTCTGGGCGCGGGACCTCATCCCGGACCCTCCCCGGATGCCGGCCCCGCCGCCGAAGCTGGAGCTCCTCGACCTCCGCGAGCTCACCGTCGACCTCACCCCGGACCACATCGCCAAGGCCAAGTCCGACTTCTTCGTGTCCATGGGGCAGCGCTGCTCCGCCTTCGACGTCTGCGTCGCCAAGACGTGGCAGTCCCGCACCCGCGCCCTCCGCCTCGCCGGGCGCCTCGCCGGCGACCAGCCCGTCCACGTCTGCTTCTTCGCCAACACGCGCCACCTCatgctcgccggcgccgccgaggGGTTCTACGGGAACTGCTTCTACCCGGTGACGGTGACGTGCGGCAGCGGCGAGGTGGCGGCGGGGGAGGTGGTGGACGTGGTGCGCGCTGTGAGGGACGCCAAGGCGCGGCTCGCCGGCGACGTGGCGCGCTGGGCGGTGGGAGGGTTCGCGCAGGACCCCTACGAGCTGAGGTTCACGTACGACTCGCTCTTCGTCTCCGACTGGACGCGGCTCGGGTTCCTGGAGGCCGACTACGGGTGGGGCGCCCCGACGCACGTCGTGCCCTTCTCGTACCACCCGTTCATGGCCGTCGCCGTCATCGGCGCGCCGCCGGCGCCCAAGGTCGGCGCGAGGGTCATGACCATGTGCGTCGAGGAGGCACACCTACCAGAGTTCCGGGACCAGATGAACGCCTTCGCCGCCGGCAAGTaactcatcgtcgtcgatcgATTACCCAATCAAGTGTGCAATGCATGCTGTTAATTACTACTCGTACGTACAATACTTTAAATCTACGTAGCACTTTATACTTGTCGGAACGCCGTCACGGTTCGTGTGCGTGTGTAATTTGGCGCAATTAGCGTTGTGCTTGTACGGACTTGCCCAAGGCTGTCATGATGTACCGTGAGATGGTCCATGTATCGGGAAGAATATCTCAAGGTGCAATGGACGAATGATGAAACAATAAATGACCATGTTATTTGTACCGTGAAGAATATCTCAAGGTACACTCGATGAATGATGGAACAATAAAGGAACAATAATATGAAATGCTCAGAAAAATACATATAGTCAAAACTTAATTAGGTGGTTTTTAGTTGGGCTGTAGATTTCTAAAAGAAAATGTGGAAAATCTGTTGTGGAAAAGCAGTTGTGAAAAAATCTGCTATGAAAAAGTTGAAGGTCATTTGGCAAACGAATTGTATGAGTTATGGTTGTGAAGATACATGTCTGAACTAGCCATAAGAGCCGAAAAATTGGTTGAATGCTGTGTAATGATAATAACAGTACTGCATATTGATTTAGAGCACTAATAAAACCAAATTAAATAACTATTCAACTATACAGTGGTCAACATGATATTTGAACATAGCGATAGCATATTTTATAAGGATAAATATGTAGCACATAAAAAAAATTGATCCTTATAACTGTGTGATATGCCAAACTGGCTAACCGTGTGAGCTTTTTTCTCTTTCTGGTAGGCTCATCATCGATATCCCGATCCACTACATCCATCTACCAAAAAAAGGCAGCAATATTGTTAAATATGGCAGCAAGAACACTTAAAGAAAAAAAGGACAGCAACATTGTTAAATAGGGTAACAAGAACATTTAGAAAAAAAAGGACAACAACACTGCTAATTACGAAAGCAGCAAAATGACAGCAATAACATAGCAGCAATACAGTATCTATCTCTCATATTGCAGCAAAAATTCACGCAAATATGgcagcaagaattcacacaaacatGGCAATAATAACATAGATATGTTTTATTACATCATGAAGACACGTGGTCATAcatagcaaaataaataggtcatGCGGTGCTATTTGTTCATTCGGTCATGTTTTCTATTGAGCCAGTCAAGCCTCCCCTCTTTTGTTTCGATCAGCATGAACAACTCCCTATAGTTGGGTTGGAGGACAAGGTCGGTGGCTATCAAATATAAAGGATTTCCCTCCTCAGCTCCACACTCCTTCGTCAAAGTTGGAACTTCCTTCATAGTAGGAACAACACTTGTTCGAGCACGAGTTGTTGCTATCTCTAAGTAGATATTGCCAAGTGTGGCCTTGTACTCACATAGAAATGGGTTCTTGTCCTCCTTAGCCGACTCATCAATAAACTTTGCTTTGCGCTTCACATTTTTTGCAACCTTGTCATACTTTAGTGAGGCCTTGCCCTCCTTTGCTACCTTGCCTTCCTTAAGTGAAACTATGACCTCTTTTCTTGCATTTCCATCCCCCTCGGACTCTGCTTCAGCACCAagcttatcatcatcatttgtgTTTTCCGATATCTCCCGAGGAATAGATGATGTTTCCCCGATGACATGTGCCATGGCGAACATGGCATGTATTTCTTGGAAGTTGGGCAGCCCATTCTTCTCATACTTTGCATGCTTAAGGCATTTCTAAACAAACAAAACATAGCATAAGAGTTAGCAATAGCACAAACAAATCGATGCTATAAAATAAATGACATTGCATATATACCTTAAGATGAGCATTCCACAATCATCGTCGGTTGTAATAGTTTTCTTCTCATCATCCAACCTAGCCAAGTTGCCTCATTTTTCAACACCAAGATTTGTATATATTTTCTCTTCAACATGTCCCATCTGTTTTTAATTGAGTCTCGGTACATCTTTTTCCAGTCCTATCAAAGAACTTCTCTTCAAGATGTCTGTACCCTCTACGGTTCAAACAACCCTTTGGTCTATTACCTTTCTCCACCTCTTCTTTGCATATCTCACAAAAAAAGGCTATGTGATGTGCATCCCAATTtgccctttttttcatttttcatctaATTCACAACATAAAATTTAAGAACAAAAGGTAAATTGCCAAACACTTCATGTAACATACTGATGCCATACATACTGTACATATCAAGACACCAACAGTCACATTCTTTAAAAAAACACAGACAAATACAAATTGTACACATCAACACACAATAATCTCTGCATGATCAGACCATATGCTACTGCCAAATAACATACACATATCATAAAATGTTTATCATAGTGGTACAGCTCAAACATGGCAACCAAATCCAAGCAAATCAGAAGAAATACCTTGGTAGATTGGGTTGTTGTAGCTGTCGCGATACAACTTCAATGGGTGCACAGAACAATGTGATGGTACCCTTAGCAGCGGTGGCCGGTTATCTTCGACTTGGTGACGGCTAGTCGGTGGAGGTTGACGAGGGGGCGGCGATGGAGCTTAGAGGAGGCGGACGGCGATGACACACCCTCTGCGTCACAGGAGCGTCCTCGCCACCAAAGCGGGCGACGGGGGCGAACCCTAGAATCGCTAGAGACAAGGGAGATGGGAGGGGAGTGCGAGCGTGGTCTCTCGATAGCTGGTGACTCGGTACTGCGTTTGACCCATTGAGTGATAAAGGTGGGTAATTTCACCTACAATCCAGGGGTAAGTTCAAGCAGACACGCATGTGAATCCACGGAAGCACCTCTCGCAAAAACCCTATTTAGCGCCACAAGCGCCGGTTACAATGCCAATTTTGCTAAACGGAACGTGCAGCGCTCCGCAATGGGCCGACCCATCTAGATATCATGTATGTGTTTTAGTCCGTGAACTTTTTTCCCAATTGATAAACTTTTTTGAAATaggtgaactttttaaaaatcaatgaacttttttattaaatcgatgaacttttttgaaaatcggtgaacataatttaaaattcgTGAAATTTTTTCAAAGCAATGAACtattttaaaaattgatgaagtttttttaaaATGATGATTTTTTCGAATTCTGTaaactttttgaaaatccatgaacatatttaaaaatcgatgaagttttttttcaTAATTATTGAACTTTCTTCGCAAATCTGAACTTCCTGAAATTCTATGAACTTCTTTCGATTTTTTTTAATGACCAACGCATTCTATATGGGCCGGCACACGAGAAGGagcgctgcaggcgccggttCCTCTAACTAGCGTGGAGGGTGCCACATAGGAGGTCCCAACACCTCTGCCACCCCTTTTTGCTGTGCATCTATTTTGGATTGGTTGTCGATGGAATTGGAATAGCTCGTTTTGCTCTTTGGTTcagactagcaaaagggcccatgcgttgcaacgggagaaaaaaaataccacacgcttttaatatttttataatcattttgatttattaaaataataagctaactaactaatgtagtcagtcctatcctattttgttgaaaaaACAAcctgtccattgttaattccatcatgatgagaaattgaacgggacaaacaaagcaaaacaaagagactACGTAAATTGATCAATGgattgttatcttatttcactcatggggtagagaatgtgggatcagatgacaaactgaatgtggtgttccattctctgtctctacaacaatacaatattacattcaatacattcattcatcagcaaacaaatccccacaaaacaaaatttatcGCTGGTGCTTGGCACACAGTTGGAGGCAtgaggaggggatctcaccagatgatgagttcctgccggaggaggggatacgatgaggggagcaagggttaggcgcctctatcagaCCATAAGGAGTCGCCATTGTCGCGCCATAACTTCGGAGTTcctcgtgtgagccatggaggcccgcctccacttgcaagtacttcgctccgccgcgccttattcgTGCGCCgctgccgttctgcatcgagcagacgcatcatccccagtcactgtagctgtcgcgttgatttgatccagaagttgtgctcgagcgccgaaacgggggcagcaagcaggcagaggtacggccgcggaggcgggtgggttgagatcgacaacaatggtggttgaggtcggccgcggcggcgagtggtgtggcagcgacctgggcacaggccagggtggaccagggtcgacgcgatgcgctcgagcgccgcaacagggGCAATGAGTggggagaggtacgaccgcggaggcgggtgggttgagatcgacagcggtggcggttgaggtcggccgctgcggagagtggtgtggcggcggcctgggcacagacgagggtggcccaggatcgacgggaggaggcgatgcgtacgggtataatttttgcagcgaatcgttttttccttttgcgttgcagataaatgatgaagtgcgggttgaataacaaaaattacagaggcttttttataaaaaatatcgcggtgggttttccgacggaagcaatagccgctttattattactagcaaaatagctcgtgcgttgcaacgggagaaaaaaataccacacgtttttaatctttttataattattttgatttattaaaataataagctaacaaactaatgtagttagtcatatcctattttgttgaaaaatcaacccgtccattgttaattccaccataatGAGAAAttgaagcgcgggttgaataacaaaaattacaggggggttttcataaaaatgacgtggtgggtttttcgacggaagcaatagccgctttattattaggtatagattcgGCTGCTCGGCAGCAAAATCATAGTAAAAATCTTAACTAAAGGGGGGTGTTATCGTGTTAATTGGCCCAATCCTCTCGCTCACCCTATTTTAAAACTAATGGTGAAAGCCTTCCAACACATATTCATACTTTTCATACATGGTGTCCCTTTTACACGGG encodes:
- the LOC123422737 gene encoding acyl transferase 4-like encodes the protein MGFAVTRTSQSLVVPSSPTPAGETLRLSSLDRVPGLRHLVLSLHAFDGATRVDAAVGEGGEAAACSPARAVREALGKALVDYYPFAGRFLEPAEEGGEVRVACTGEGVWFVEATAACSLEDVKHLDHPMVIPKEELLPEPSPDVPALDMPLMMQVTEFTCGGFTVGLISVHTIADGLGAGQFINAVADYARGLPKPRVPPVWARDLIPDPPRMPAPPPKLELLDLRELTVDLTPDHIAKAKSDFFVSMGQRCSAFDVCVAKTWQSRTRALRLAGRLAGDQPVHVCFFANTRHLMLAGAAEGFYGNCFYPVTVTCGSGEVAAGEVVDVVRAVRDAKARLAGDVARWAVGGFAQDPYELRFTYDSLFVSDWTRLGFLEADYGWGAPTHVVPFSYHPFMAVAVIGAPPAPKVGARVMTMCVEEAHLPEFRDQMNAFAAGK